In Silene latifolia isolate original U9 population chromosome 3, ASM4854445v1, whole genome shotgun sequence, a single window of DNA contains:
- the LOC141646664 gene encoding uncharacterized protein LOC141646664, producing the protein MGMKLFDDVGNDEDVEKIEIDQEFAKRYEHNKKREDMQKFEVMKKRGEIGSSSESESESESVDDVDNKDMKVFFTGLNKIRDKDPSLMQKDVKLFESSDDDDDDDDDDDEDDRESVKKPKPTYLKDLNAVNVIKEGAESNEEDDDEEDKIVEKKMKSFVEEQEDLRREVLAAIAAEEKGGESGGDLLIEKVRNDGEKDDEDITQKLDEFFGEDEKLNENDMFLKEFFKNKLWIDKGKGNVGESNEDFGLSEDEDLIEKQEEYERDYNFRFEESKSDRVLGHSRIVEGSVRKETNARKQQRDRKKERMELAELARREEVKRLKNLKRREIQEKLDKIREIAGVDEEGIPLNEDDLEKDFDPDEFDLKMKKAFGEGYYEAEDVDPEFGNVGGDGVENESDLEKPDFDKEDELLGLPKNWDVIKSKDGFLAKRGERKKGKEVIVEEEEEEEEEEEEEEEEEEEGKVGEGKRKKKRKSKLGEALKKELEEELYKYDYEDAIGDLKTRFKYRKVKPDRYKLSAAEILWLDEQELNQYVSLKKLATYRENEWKVPQMRKNMLLQGALNLQKEKKRKIEGEGPSDMSNSRKSEQKKRKIEVEGPSDMDNSGKSQEGEENNEEKKMLSRNARRRKNKQEKSLPPSRRSAYGITSGSKKSKT; encoded by the coding sequence ATGGGGATGAAGCTATTCGACGATGTCGGCAACGACGAAGATGTAGAAAAAATCGAGATTGATCAGGAATTCGCAAAACGATATGAACACAACAAGAAGAGAGAAGATATGCAGAAATTCGAAGTAATGAAGAAGAGAGGTGAGATTGGGTCAAGTTCCGAGTCAGAATCCGAGTCGGAATCGGTTGACGATGTTGATAATAAAGATATGAAAGTCTTTTTTACTGGACTTAATAAGATTAGGGATAAAGATCCGAGTTTGATGCAAAAAGACGTTAAATTGTTCGAAagtagtgatgatgatgatgatgatgatgatgatgatgatgaagatgatagaGAAAGTGTGAAGAAACCGAAGCCAACGTATTTGAAGGATTTGAATGCGGTAAATGTGATTAAAGAAGGTGCGGAATCCAacgaagaagatgatgatgaggaggataaGATTGTGGAGAAAAAGATGAAATCTTTTGTTGAGGAGCAAGAGGATTTGAGAAGAGAGGTATTGGCGGCGATTGCGGCGGAGGAGAAAGGCGGCGAAAGCGGTGGCGATTTGTTGATTGAGAAGGTTAGGAATGATGGTGAGAAAGATGATGAAGATATTACTCAGAAATTAGACGAGTTTTTCGGCGAAGACGAGAAATTAAATGAGAATGATATGTTTTTGAAGGaatttttcaaaaacaaattGTGGATTGATAAGGGAAAGGGCAATGTAGGTGAAAGTAATGAGGATTTCGGGTTATCGGAGGACGAGGATTTGATAGAGAAGCAAGAGGAGTATGAGAGGGATTATAATTTTCGGTTTGAGGAGAGTAAGAGTGATAGGGTTTTAGGGCATTCTAGGATTGTTGAGGGATCAGTTAGGAAGGAGACGAATGCGAGGAAGCAACAAAGGGATAGGAAGAAGGAGAGGATGGAATTGGCTGAGCTTGCGAGACGAGAGGAGGTTAAAAGGTTGAAGAATTTGAAGAGGAGGGAGATTCAAGAGAAGCTTGATAAGATTAGGGAGATTGCTGGTGTTGATGAGGAAGGTATTCCTTTGAATGAGGATGATTTGGAGAAGGATTTCGACCCGGAtgagtttgatttgaaaatgaagAAGGCTTTTGGTGAAGGGTATTATGAGGCTGAGGATGTTGATCCTGAGTTTGGTAATGTTGGGGGTGATGGGGTTGAGAATGAGAGTGATTTAGAGAAACCGGATTTTGATAAGGAGGATGAGTTACTTGGGTTGCCTAAGAATTGGGATGTGATTAAGTCGAAAGACGGGTTTTTAGCGAAAAGGGGTGAGAGGAAGAAGGGTAAAGAGGTAattgtcgaggaggaggaggaggaggaggaggaggaggaggaggaggaggaggaggaggaggaggggaaAGTAGGAGAGggtaagaggaagaagaagagaaagtcGAAATTGGGTGAAGCTCTTAAGAAGGAGTTGGAAGAGGAGTTGTATAAGTATGATTATGAAGATGCAATTGGGGATTTGAAAACTAGGTTTAAGTATAGGAAGGTTAAGCCTGATAGATATAAACTGAGTGCGGCCGAGATTTTGTGGTTAGATGAACAAGAATTGAATCAATATGTTTCATTGAAGAAGCTTGCTACTTATAGAGAGAATGAATGGAAGGTGCCCCAAATGAGGAAAAATATGCTTCTTCAAGGGGCTCTTAATTTGCAGAAGGAAAAGAAGAGGAAAATCGAGGGTGAAGGTCCTAGTGATATGTCTAATAGTAGGAAATCAGAACAAAAGAAGAGGAAAATCGAGGTTGAAGGTCCTAGTGATATGGATAACAGTGGGAAATCACAAGAGGGAGAGGAGAATAACGAGGAGAAGAAAATGTTGTCTCGGAATGCTAGGAGAAGGAAGAATAAGCAAGAGAAGAGCTTGCCTCCGTCTAGGCGTAGTGCTTATGGGATCACTTCTGGTTCCAAGAAGTCAAAGACTTGA
- the LOC141646665 gene encoding thioredoxin F-type, chloroplastic, producing the protein MALQISSLGHQTWCKPTHMTSPDPTRCLGQRVGFGWSNSKSGWSSSKMVSEKVRVKCASSLEVNNETDNLVGKVTEVNKDTFWPTVNSAQDKTLVLDMYTQWCGPCKVIAPKVEELAQKNHDVIFLKLDCNQENKALAKELGIRVVPTFKILRDGKVVQEVTGAKLENLVKAINDVRGS; encoded by the exons ATGGCTCTCCAAATATCATCACTTGGTCACCAAACATGGTGTAAACCAACTCATATGACTTCACCCGACCCGACACGTTGTCTGGGACAACGAGTCGGGTTTGGGTGGAGTAACTCCAAGAGTGGTTGGAGTAGTAGTAAGATGGTCAGTGAAAAAGTGAGAGTTAAATGTGCTAGCAGCTTAGAAGTTAATAATGAAACTGATAATCTTGTAGGAAAAGTTACTGAGGTTAATAAGGATACTTTTTGGCCTACTGTTAATTCTGCTCAAGATAAGACTCTTGTGCTTGATATGTACACTCAATG GTGTGGTCCTTGCAAAGTGATAGCTCCTAAAGTTGAAGAACTTGCTCAGAAAAATCACGATGTCATTTTTCTGAAGCTCGACTGTAATCAGGAAAACAAG GCCTTAGCAAAGGAGCTAGGTATTCGGGTGGTACCAACATTCAAGATTTTGAGAGACGGTAAGGTTGTGCAAGAAGTAACCGGAGCCAAACTCGAAAACCTGGTTAAGGCCATCAATGATGTAAGAGGTTCCTAA